A genomic window from Colletotrichum destructivum chromosome 7, complete sequence includes:
- a CDS encoding Putative pectin lyase/virulence factor, right handed beta helix domain, PL-6 family, translating to MGLYRFLLAILPVVLAADLYVAPTGSDSAAGTLAAPLKSIQLAVDKAVAGDTIYLRAGTYSPTTNIKITKSGTAAKPYTLTAYNNEAVVIDGEALPGTPAALDASLANADRGVLHIEKANYWKFYKLTIINGPYGVYLRDGSNNYFERIVTHDNYETGFQMQGSLSNNQVIYLDSYRNRDPRKNGESADGFACKEGSGTGNILKGARLWENVDDGLDLWEFKSPVTIMDTISWGNGVNRWGFSDFQGDGNGFKLGGGDAADIASANHVITNSIAFNNAAKGFTDNKQPGNFQFSRNTAWNNGAVGFQTITTKSTLKGNIAASNSKTTAKSGQTSFVSGTSSSGNSWDGSATWSDSSFKSVDVSLVKGERQANGKIVASNFLIPTSGEAIGATTTWS from the exons ATGGGTCTTTACAGGTttctcctcgccatccttcCAGtcgtcctggccgccgaccTCTACGTCGCTCCCACGGGCTCTGACAGTGCTGCCGGCACTCTTGCCGCCCCTCTCAAGTCGatccagctcgccgtcgacaaggccgtTGCTGGTGACACCATCTACCTCCGTGCCGGCACCTACTCGCCCACAACCAACATCAAGATCACCAAGAGCGGTACCGCCGCCAAGCCCTACACCCTGACGGCCTACAACAACGAGGCTGTTGTCATCGACGGAGAGGCACTGCCCGGAACCCCTGCCGCCCTCGATGCGtccctcgccaacgccgaccGCGGCGTCCTTCATATTGAGAAG GCCAACTACTGGAAGTTCTACAAGctcaccatcatcaacggcccTTACGGCGTTTACCTTCGCGACGGCTCCAATAATTACTTCGAGCGTATCGTCACCCACGACAACTACGAGACGGGCTTCCAGATGCAGGGTTCCTTGAGCAACAACCAGGTCATCTACCTCGACTCGTACCGCAACCGCGACCCTCGCAAGAACGGCGAGAGCGCTGACGGCTTCGCCTGCAAGGAGGGCTCCGGCACGGGCAACATTCTCAAGGGTGCCCGTCTTTGGGAGAACGTCGATGACGGTCTTGACCTTTG GGAGTTCAAGTCGCCCGTCACCATCATGGACACCATCTCTTGGGGCAACGGCGTCAACCGATGGGGTTTCAGCGACTTCCAGGGAGACGGAAACGGATTCAAGCTGGGCGGtggcgatgccgccgacatcGCGTCGGCCAACCACGTCATCACCAACAGTATCGCCTTCAACAACGCGGCCAAGGGCTTCACGGATAACAAGCAGCCGGGCAACTTCCAGTTCTCGCGCAACACGGCGTGGAACAACGGCGCGGTGGGCTTCCAGACCATCACGACCAAGTCGACGCTCAAGGGCAACATCGCGGCGTCCAACTCCAAGACAACAGCCAAGTCGGGCCAGACATCGTTCGTCAgcggcaccagcagcagcggcaacTCTTGGGACGGCAGCGCCACATGGTCCGATTCGAGCTTCAAGAGCGTCGACGTCAGCCTCGTCAAGGGCGAACGTCAGGCCAACGGCAAGATCGTCGCGAGCAACTTCCTGATTCCCACCTCGggcgaggccatcggcgcAACCACCACTTGGTCTTAG